In the Actinomycetota bacterium genome, one interval contains:
- a CDS encoding IS1634 family transposase has protein sequence MYVQTIRNRRGDRTYTYHLLMEGYREGGKVKHRTLANLSCLDEATIACIRQSLKGKKPVSVDDLEAGSGRAYGALFAICAIARELGITRALGEGKRASLVLLMMAARIVIQGSELACSRWACGQATREVLGIEPPSEDELYAAMDWVLLHQARIEDEVYAHRRGKGRGREKPTLFLYDVTSSYLEGECNELADWGYNRDRKKGKKQIVVGLLADAEGYPVSVQVFPGNTQDGATLPAQIGKVARRFGAGRVALVGDKGMIKSTSAREIKKQGLFYITSITKPEIVALAQAGVIQLSLFDAELCEVEDSGVRYILRRNPRRAQEASSNRRERLAKAVSQLEQEARTLSTSQRKSPQKAYDRMVVMLDKLKLSRFMKLSLSGRELSFRIDEEALAKAEALDGCYCIKTDLPRKDLSAEKVHDRYRDLALVEQAFRDLESALLEIRPLNHRRGDRTRAHALICMLALMVTREMRGRMQGSKLPLEHAIRSLDRLQVIPLTCGDYSFELAARPDPEQKEILDALKLS, from the coding sequence ATGTATGTGCAGACTATCCGCAACCGCCGGGGAGACAGGACCTATACCTACCACCTGCTCATGGAGGGATACCGGGAGGGTGGCAAGGTGAAGCACCGCACCCTGGCCAATCTCTCTTGTCTGGACGAGGCCACCATCGCCTGTATCCGGCAGTCGCTCAAGGGCAAGAAGCCCGTGAGCGTAGACGATCTCGAGGCGGGATCGGGAAGGGCCTACGGCGCCCTCTTCGCCATCTGCGCAATCGCCCGGGAGCTGGGAATCACCCGGGCCCTGGGGGAGGGGAAGAGGGCGTCCCTGGTGCTGCTCATGATGGCCGCCCGCATCGTGATCCAGGGCTCTGAGCTGGCCTGTTCCCGCTGGGCATGCGGCCAGGCCACCCGCGAGGTCCTGGGCATAGAGCCCCCCAGCGAGGACGAGCTCTACGCGGCCATGGACTGGGTCCTTCTGCACCAGGCACGTATAGAGGACGAGGTCTATGCGCACCGGCGAGGGAAAGGGAGGGGGAGAGAGAAACCCACCCTCTTCCTCTACGACGTCACCAGCTCCTACCTGGAGGGGGAGTGCAACGAGCTGGCGGACTGGGGCTACAACCGGGACAGAAAGAAGGGCAAGAAGCAGATCGTGGTGGGGCTCCTCGCCGACGCGGAGGGATATCCCGTCTCGGTCCAGGTCTTTCCCGGAAACACCCAAGACGGGGCCACCCTACCCGCCCAGATAGGCAAGGTGGCCCGGCGCTTCGGGGCGGGCAGGGTGGCGCTGGTGGGGGACAAGGGGATGATCAAGAGCACCTCCGCGAGGGAGATCAAGAAGCAGGGCCTTTTCTACATCACCTCCATCACCAAGCCGGAGATCGTGGCCCTGGCGCAGGCGGGAGTCATCCAGCTCTCCCTCTTCGACGCCGAGCTGTGCGAGGTGGAAGATTCCGGGGTGCGCTATATCCTGCGCAGGAATCCGCGCCGGGCCCAGGAGGCCTCCTCCAACCGCAGGGAGCGCCTCGCGAAGGCCGTCTCGCAGCTCGAGCAGGAGGCGAGAACCCTTTCCACCTCCCAGAGGAAGAGCCCCCAGAAGGCCTATGATCGCATGGTGGTCATGCTGGACAAACTCAAGCTCTCCCGCTTCATGAAGCTTTCCCTCTCCGGGCGGGAGCTCTCCTTTCGCATAGACGAAGAGGCCCTGGCCAAGGCCGAGGCTCTGGACGGCTGCTACTGCATAAAGACCGACCTTCCCCGGAAGGACCTGAGCGCGGAGAAGGTGCACGACCGTTACCGTGACCTGGCCCTGGTGGAACAGGCCTTCCGCGATCTTGAAAGCGCGCTTTTGGAGATCAGGCCCCTGAACCATCGCAGGGGAGACCGCACGCGGGCCCATGCGCTCATCTGCATGCTCGCCCTCATGGTCACCCGAGAGATGAGGGGAAGAATGCAGGGTTCCAAGCTACCCCTGGAGCACGCGATCCGCAGCCTGGATCGTCTACAGGTGATCCCCTTGACCTGTGGGGACTACTCCTTCGAGCTTGCGGCGCGCCCCGATCCAGAGCAGAAGGAGATCCTGGATGCCTTGAAGCTATC